In the Ranitomeya imitator isolate aRanImi1 chromosome 2, aRanImi1.pri, whole genome shotgun sequence genome, atttccttagtattgcacaggggttggaatcatcacctgtgcagatgatcacattaccactgatgcaatactaaagaaatcctgaaaacctgcactgttggcggccctcgaggcctggagttggggacctctgatatatACTGTGTGTTTCTCATTATTTACAGTAATTATATTATtgcatgggatctttatgatgttataTTGTCAGCTTCTTCcctttcaggtccctacaatatctgatcctctcagtggagatcttctatataaaaaaaaaaatcctagtttGAACTATCAGTGATGGATAGAGCAAAAAAGCTAGagaagatattacacctcaccctagagatcctcttccggcttactggagaggtgagagattctgatgacgtcacattacatcattcttatctatgggaataacgaacAGAAATGGGGAGGTGaggctctggaaatgtctgtagtgaggtttattaatgtgtctctccataaccaggattacacagtagtgaagaagaccccagtgtctgagggatggggaaaaaCCCTGAACCCGATCAGGAGGCCTCCACCTTACCccatgatacatgaggacatcaatgaccagaagatcctagaacccgtctacaagatgattgagctgctgactggagaggtgacactgctgggaatgctgggacattatactgtaatGTTATGAACGGATCTGGGGGATGAcgatatcattgtatgtgtcaggttcctataaggtgtcaggatgtcaccgtctatttttccatggaggagtgggattaTTTagtaggacacaaagatctgtacaaggacgtcatgatggagtttCCCCAGCCCCTCATATCGCCAGGTAATGGACAGGACTAAATGCACAcggtctataattatctgtatgtaaagaatgaattcagtccctgtatatgTTTCCCCCAGATctgtccagtaagaggacaacaccagagagatgtccccatcctctttttccacaggactgtaaacaagaaaatcccaatgttcctcaggatcatcaggtagatggagagaaggtgtcatgagatctcccctgtgatgtgtagacggctgtgaaggtcttgtgctctgtcttgttttatccaccaataTTACATGTTTTATacctgtgtaatgagaacggtggagacggCAGGATTAgatctgatcatagatgtgacttctccatctgtctgtgacttttacaatatttgtttcagggtgaagatctgacccatattaatactacagagacatacaaGAGGAGAGATGTGcaatgtaaagaggagattcctacagataatcgcccaggtgagtagtaaccactaaatgcagacagGTCACAGAGTCTTCTCAGTCATGGCTGACACTGCTTTATTGGCAATGTTTTCTGGTCATATCACAATTAAAGGTCACCTTTCTGCCTCTAGACCACTCTatgctcctccacccaaaactgtcccCATTAGTTTGAACATTTATATAAGAACTTGCAGCGGAGTCATCCATTGTTGAATCTACGAGGCCAGAAAATAAAAATTCCATCTTATTAGTAGAATAAATTAACTGTAATAATTTTTAATcttggccaagtgtgaatttctgtacaataacagcagAGTTTTCCTTTATCTTGACTCTTCACTTTCTGTGAGAAAAGAACCATCTAACTTCAAAGAATTTCACGATAAACTACATGAAAAAAAACTCACATCTATGTCACGATGTGTCTCTAAGCTTTACGTGGTTGATGGCTCTAATGACTCCTGGTCATGAATTTCATGATGTTTTAGGAAAATTATTtgatatagaagatcttcactgagcgaatccaatattgtagggacctgaataggGAGATGATGACGATGTAATATCATAAAGAATctcgtgtaataatacaattactagaGATAATAAGGGGAAACATAAAATGAGGATAAATACAGACTATATTTACACAGAGGTGTCAGTTTTCTCTACATTTATTGCACAAGATCCTCTCATTTAATCGCTTTCTACAGCTCCAGTTTTGTTCCTAACCAGGCCCCATATTTCACAtctgacatgtgtcactttatgtagtaataatttTAAAATCTTAACCTGATCCAagtcattgttttttgtttttttttcgtgacacattgtatttTTTGTTAGTGGTAATTTCAGGATAATTTGTTTTGAGTTTATTTATGGAAAAATCTGAAATGCGCCAAATATTTAGAAGAATTGGAAAGTTCAAACATTGATTTTGTATGCCATTAAAAAAAGTAATACCACACAAATTATTTAATAACTAGAATCCATCATATTTCTGCTTTTCTCCGACAGCATTTCTCAAATATCCTTTTATTTGTTAGGACTTTAAAAATCTTAAACAACTAATTGTCATATGTTCAAGGAATTTCACAAAACCTGTTTTTTGGGGACCAAATCACTTTTGTAGTAACTGGGATGGCCTATATTTTAGAAAATTGCACTCCTCATAGTATCAAAAACCACATTCAGGAGATTTAACCTTTTAGGTGTTTTACTATTGAAATAGCCCCAAGTTCTTCAATTTTACAAAGGGTAATAGAAAAAAATGGATTCCACAATATATTTTGCAACTTCTCCTAAGCAAGACAATgtcatactgtttgggcacatggcagggttctgaaggcaaggagcaccatttggctttGGGAATGCAGATTTTCATGTAATAGTTGCGAGCGCAATTTGCGGATCATCTAAGGTGCCAGAATGGCagaaaaacagtagaaaaccctcATAAAATTTACTCCTTCAGTGAATTCATCTTTAGGAGTAGTGATTATTTTGACTCCACAGGTATTCTCTGGAAACTAGCACACAATGAATGTTGAAGAATGACAATTGCAAATATACAATTTTAGTGCCCAATAAGTGGTGCCCAGCTTGTACTTCTGGAGGCACACACACTGTAAATGTTTACTGCAATGCTAAACGTGTACACTAACCACTTTTGGAcaaactgtaaggctgtgtgcacacgttcaggattttttgcgttatttcgcaataaaaacacgataaacccgcaaaaaaaaaacgcatacattaagcatcctattagaatgcaatccgcaatttttgtgcatatgctgcgtgtttttccgcagcggaatcgcattccggaaaaattcgcagcatgttaattctttgtgcggaatcgcggggattccacacacataagaatgcattgatccgcatacttcctgcatggggctatgcccaccatgcgggaagtaagcggatcgtgtgcggttggtacccagggtggaggagaggagactctcctccaggccctgggaaccaaataattgttaaaagaaaaaatcattatattctcaccttccgacgtcccctgcaggcttcccgctcctcgcgacgctcctggtcccaataatgcattgtgagagtgaccccagatgacatagcgatcttgcgagaccactacgtcatcacaggtcgcaatgcattattgggaacgggagcgtcgcgaggagcgggaaaggctgcgggggacgccggaaggtgggaATATCatgatgaatgaacatgctgcgtatttttccagaatgcgattccgccgcggaaaaaaacgcagcatgtgcacaaaaaatgcagaatgcattctaataatatgatgcctaatgtatgcgttttttttcgcggctttatagcgaaaaaatacgaaaaaaacgcaaaaaatcctaaacgtgtgcacatagccttaggagcgAGGGGGACATTTGGTTATGTGAAcacagattttgctggattggtttatggaagACATGTTGCTTTTCAAGGTCTGTTAGATTTTTAACTGTTTTTGTCTTAGTAAATAATTTAATTTTGCTACATAACTTGCAATTTATTTGGACATTTTAAAAATGTTCTAAAATATATGATTAATcataatttattaaaaaataatttttatttttggcaGATTACTGCACCAGGAAATCATATGGACAATTGGCATCTTCAATTTTTAAGTCAGATGACCTTGATATCAATCAATATATAACTAACATCTATCCCACAAGTCCAGTTATATCATCATCCTTTAAAATCAACGATCTATCATCTGATTCGTTTAAACAGGTCACATCTTCTGATTCATCACAGACTATTAagaaaaataaaagtcacaaaaatgatgttgaaAATGAAAGTGCTATGACAGAAAAcaagcaattttcaaatttagaataTGAAAAAAGTTTTCCCCTCAAAACGTCATTTGTCACACATCCAAAAATTTACATAGAGGAGAAAAAAATTTCTTCAGAGTGTGGGAAACATATTAACCAGAAATTAAAGGAtgttggccaaaaaagagtacatgcaggggagaagccattttcatgttcagagtgtgggaaatgttatgcaaGGAAGTCAtatcttgttatacatcagagaagccacacaggggagaagccatttgcaTGTACAGAATGTGGAAGACGATTGGCAGATAAATCAAATTTTTTTAAACATCTGAGAACTCATACAGGAGAGATGCCATATtcgtgttcaaaatgtgggaaacgttttaccAATAAAAGTAATCTTAATAGACATGAAATAGCTCACAAAGGGAAAAGTCATTCTCATACCTAGaaggtgggaaatattttactataAAATCATATTTTGTTGAAAACCTGAACAGGAAGAAACCATATATTTTTGACAAACTGTACAAGAAAACACATGGCAGAGAgtcaaagtaataaaaaaataagtaaacgagaaaacaaataagaacTTGCATTTGAATGAAATCATATTCCATTATTTATATATATCTGATTTCTAAAAAGCAAATTACATGCAATATTCCATGTACATTGAATATTTCATTTCCCTAAAGAAAATTACTGTTTATATGTATGATCCATTCCTTCTTTGTTGGAACGTTTGGTGTGATTCATTCCATTTAAAATATAATGTATCCATCTTATTTATCTCAATTTGTAATGTGGGGTAAGATTATTTATTCAGAAACCCCTGTGGATAAATATTAGGGCTACATACACTTGTCAGGGTATGTtctcacggtcagtaaacgctgcgggttggacgctgcctacatctgcagcatccaacccgcagtgttCAAATGTCACAGCATATTGGATGGGATTGCAAGTAGTCCACTATGTTTGCACTGACGCCTGCGGCTTACCTGCGGAGACGGATATGCAGTGcgcctttccagactgcagcatgtctatttatcatgTGGAGAcatgagtctccgcaagataaatttcacccgtacaatgtattgggagcTGTGATTCcgtatggttcaatgaacacatgcggaatcacctgtgttgaaaagctggcagcgctttggacgcagcggacaagtGCCTGttggaacgtagccttagtgtattTTATACAGAAGAACAGCGATATCGCCATAGTTCTTTATACAATGATATATAGATCAGGTCCTCCTATTTATTCAGTTTCTATTTTGCTCACAAAGACCCCGTATTGTTTTTGCATGCTGGAAGTCAGGCCCGGAGGAGTTCTCTCATTTTTGGCTCTAGCATTTCTTTTAGAATAAATCCCTTTTTCATACAGCCCTGTAGTAATGACTTTATCACGTTTTGTAGGAGGGTTCCTCTGAATCCATCTAAATGTTATCAATTTATGTGCAAGAATCAATAAACGTTGTGATTGGCGTGACAATGCATATCATACTTGGATGAAGGGGCATGGTATCTGATCTTACatgcataactgttgtgaattctgcttttggtctccctccggtggttgtaggtggtaatgcagttgtccctggattgcagtcctggtcaggtgtgtctgctgattgcagttctgactggggtatttaggtgtgcaggattcattagtccttgccagttgtccatggttgttgggaggttttggacctctgtctggttcctcctgccttgctgccaaatcagcaaagataagtgtctggttttgtttctgtggcacacaggctgtgtgcttgataattcagtgctattcatttgatttttcttgtccagcttagattgtgtcagtattttctcagtcttgttggattctcaggagttgcagatatacgttccacgtctttagttagatggtggaattttttgtattatctgctgtggatgtttttggaagggttttgatactgaccgcttagtattctgtcctatcctttcctattaagctagagtggcctcttttgctaaatccggttttctgcctgcgtgtgtctttcctctccttctcacagtcaatatttgtggggggctccctatcctttggggttctgctctgaggcaaggtagaattcctatttccatctataggggtatttagtcctccggctgtgtcgaggtgtctagggtttgttaggcacaccccacggctacttctagttgcggtgtcagttcaggatttgcggtcagtatagtttccacttactccagagaaagtttcatgcggctccaaggtccccGGATCATAACACATGACCTGGAGCGTGAGAGGTCTCGGATCACCCCGAAAGAGAGTTAAAGTATTTTCTCAAATACGACGTTGCCATCTTCATATTGTAGCCCTGGTTGAAACACACCTGACCAGAGACTCGGCTCGTTATATGCAGAAGCCATGGGTACAATGGTCTGTGCATACATTCCATACTAGCTATTGTAGAGTGGTCTCTCTGTTGATATATAAAGATGTTAGAAGGGAGGTCAAGGAGGTTCGGAGAGACCCTGAGGGGCGTTTTATCTTTGTACATGCATTGGTCAACTTGAAAGACTAcattataatgtgtatatataatttccctcccccccccccccccccgctaataTGTCAATTATAAAAAAGGCGGCGAGTTTTGCTTTAAATTATCCAGATGCACATATTATGTTCATAGGAGATTTTAATTTGGTTATGGATGATTGCCTTGATAGGCTCTGATTGGATGGCGAGGCTTCGGGAGTGACTCCCTATTCGTCTCGACTGTCAATATTTATGGAAGGTAGTGGTTGGCTAGATTTGTGGAGAATGCGCCATCCTGATGTAACAGAATTAACCTGTCATTCATCCGTTAGACGCGCTCTATCCCGATTGGATTACATATTTGGATCCAGTAATTTGGCAATGTAGGTGGGGGAGATGGAGCATGGGAACAGGAGTATTTCAGATCATAGCCCGGTAATACTTAAACTTAGGTTTGGTCAGGCAAGACATACCATGAtttggaaactaaatccattttggCTAAAGCTGATAGGCTCCAACGACAGGACTATAGATCAACTAGACTGTTTTGTTGCGTCTCATCCAGAGCCGCAAAATATTAATATGTTTTGGGATGGTCTCAAGGCATATTTGAGAGGATGTTTATCCTCTACAATTTCTTATATTAAATGTGTGACTTCACAGGAAGATGATGAGATTCAGAGACATCTGAGAGATTCGTAAGCGGCATACATAGCTAGTCAAACCAGTGAGAACAAGGCTGAGTGGTTACATTCTCATAGACTACTCAGTATGCAGACACCAAATCTAAGTGTTACGGTAACTGTTTTTCACCCGGCAGGCGTATTTTGAACTGGGGAACCAATCTAGTAAGCTTTTAGCATTTATGGTACGACAACACAATACATCTAACACTATACTTAGAATTTGGAAACCCAACGATACAATAGTGACTTCGACAaacgatataccgtatatactcgagtataagccgagattttcagcccatttttttgggctgaaagtccccctctcggcttatactcgagtcatatacccgggtgtcagcaggggagggggagcgggggctgtgtaatcatacttacctgctcccagcgcggtccctgcagtccctggcttctccggcgctgcagattcttcctgcactgagcggtcacatggcaccgctcattacagaaatgaataggcagctccacctccataggggaggagccgcatattcattgctgtaaatgatcggtgccatgtgaccgctcaattacaggaagaagctgcagcgccagagAAGCCtgtgactgcagggaccgcgccgcagcaggtaaggggagcgcagcgctataattacctgctcctcgctccggctccgtctgcagcgtcctctagcaatgacgctcaggttagagggcgctgtgacgtagtcagtgcgcgccctctgctgagcgtcagtgctggagacggagccgcagaggagcaggtaaatattgaaagcgccggcgtcctgagaagagaggtgagtatgtgatttttttttttttttatggcagcaccagcagcattctaaggagcatctatggggccataaaggtgcagagcatatatggggcacagcattataaggagcacctatggggccataaaggtgcagagcatataaggggcacagcattataaggagcacctatggggccataaaggtgcagagcatatatggggcacagcattataaggagcacctatggggccataaaggtgcagagcatataaggggcacagcattataaggagcacctatggggccataaaggtgcagagcatatatggggcacagcattataaggagcacctatggggccataaaggtgcagagcatatatggggcacagcattataaggagcacctatggggccataatcaaaggtgcagagcatatatggcacagcattataaggagcatctatggggccataatcaacggtgcagagcattctatatagcacagttgtatatggagcatctatggggcaataataaactgtatggagcatctatttttatttttgaaattcaccggtagctgctgcattttctaccctaggcttatactcgagtcaataagttttcccagttttttgtggcaaaattaggggggtcggcttatactcgggttggcttatactcgagtatatacggtacttcaatgCTTTCATGATTATTATAAAGAGCTGTATCGCTCCAACAGGGATTTTGATACTTTAAATTGCCTAGACTACCTATCAGACATAATTTTCTACACTGAGTCCCACACAACAAGCTTTTCTAGATGCAGATTTCACTGTTGAAGAGATTAATGTGGCCATAGTGGATATGGCCTCTGGAAAGGCACCCGGCCCAGAAGGATTCCCCATAGAAATGTATAGGAAATATCAAGACACCCTAGTGCCGATTCTTTTGAAAGTATTCCAGGGGATTTGGAGGGGGGGCTCTCTACCAGACTCCTATTGTGAAGAAAATATTATAGTTTTAATAAAAGA is a window encoding:
- the LOC138663865 gene encoding oocyte zinc finger protein XlCOF8.4-like; amino-acid sequence: MDRAKKLEKILHLTLEILFRLTGEDYTVVKKTPVSEGWGKTLNPIRRPPPYPMIHEDINDQKILEPVYKMIELLTGEVPIRCQDVTVYFSMEEWDYLVGHKDLYKDVMMEFPQPLISPDLSSKRTTPERCPHPLFPQDCKQENPNVPQDHQGEDLTHINTTETYKRRDVQCKEEIPTDNRPDYCTRKSYGQLASSIFKSDDLDINQYITNIYPTSPVISSSFKINDLSSDSFKQVTSSDSSQTIKKNKSHKNDVENESAMTENKQFSNLEYEKSFPLKTSFVTHPKIYIEEKKISSECGKHINQKLKDVGQKRVHAGEKPFSCSECGKCYARKSYLVIHQRSHTGEKPFACTECGRRLADKSNFFKHLRTHTGEMPYSCSKCGKRFTNKSNLNRHEIAHKGKSHSHT